A window of Synergistes jonesii contains these coding sequences:
- a CDS encoding phage tail tube protein: MPVTLPDNPNTSNAQVGKDFLLKINLGDASYPTWTIIGAQRSTDLNRTADSIDVSHKTSGSWKGFKAGLRGWSIDLGGLVLLGDTGLEALEAAYEQGIEINVCFMYPDGSIQEGWGSITELSISTPHDGAAEISGTIEGNGQLTPRRVIEDGGGARVYAGAQDETIDGGVADTTDYGAVVDGGKAAD; encoded by the coding sequence ATGCCGGTGACATTGCCAGACAACCCGAATACGTCTAATGCGCAGGTCGGGAAGGATTTTTTGTTGAAGATAAATCTCGGCGACGCGTCCTATCCCACTTGGACGATCATCGGCGCCCAGCGCAGCACGGACTTGAACAGGACGGCTGACAGCATAGACGTATCGCACAAGACGTCGGGCAGCTGGAAGGGCTTCAAAGCGGGGCTCCGCGGCTGGAGTATCGACTTGGGCGGGCTCGTGCTGCTGGGCGATACGGGGTTGGAAGCGCTTGAGGCGGCGTATGAGCAGGGGATAGAGATCAACGTCTGCTTCATGTATCCGGACGGCTCTATCCAGGAGGGATGGGGCTCTATCACGGAGCTTTCGATATCCACGCCGCACGACGGAGCTGCCGAGATTTCCGGCACCATAGAAGGCAACGGGCAGCTCACGCCGCGCCGCGTAATAGAGGACGGCGGAGGCGCGCGCGTCTACGCTGGGGCGCAGGATGAGACTATAGACGGCGGCGTCGCGGACACAACGGACTACGGCGCAGTCGTAGACGGCGGCAAGGCCGCAGACTAA
- a CDS encoding phage tail tube protein gives MPVILPTNPNTSNAQIGKDFLLKINTGQAVSPTWTTVGGQRSADLNRNADSIDVSHKTSGSWKGFKAGLRGWSIDLGGLVLLTDAGVEALETAFVQGKEVNIALFYPDGTKQTGWGSITEFSISSPHDGAAEISGTIEGNGALSERT, from the coding sequence ATGCCGGTAATACTGCCGACCAACCCGAATACGTCGAACGCGCAGATCGGGAAGGATTTTCTATTAAAAATAAACACGGGGCAGGCGGTAAGCCCCACATGGACCACGGTCGGGGGGCAAAGGTCGGCCGATCTGAACCGCAACGCGGACAGCATAGATGTTTCGCATAAGACGTCGGGCAGCTGGAAGGGCTTCAAGGCGGGGCTGCGGGGCTGGTCGATAGACTTGGGCGGGCTGGTGTTGCTCACCGACGCAGGCGTCGAGGCGCTGGAAACCGCCTTCGTGCAGGGCAAGGAGGTCAACATAGCGCTCTTTTACCCGGACGGCACGAAGCAGACGGGGTGGGGCTCCATAACGGAGTTTTCCATCAGCAGCCCGCACGACGGGGCGGCCGAGATAAGCGGAACCATAGAAGGCAACGGCGCGCTTAGTGAAAGGACGTAA
- a CDS encoding type II toxin-antitoxin system HicB family antitoxin has protein sequence MKLIYPACFYPCEETKGAYTVEVPDLPGCVTQGDSLADAILMATDAASGWVLDELEDGKAAPAPSKMSDVAPKEGGFVNLIVLDMDGYATKYGNKAVRKNLTIPAWLNTRAEARNINFSQVLQEALEEKIGV, from the coding sequence ATGAAATTAATCTATCCGGCCTGTTTCTACCCCTGCGAAGAAACGAAAGGCGCTTACACCGTTGAAGTGCCCGACCTTCCGGGGTGCGTGACACAGGGAGATTCTCTCGCAGACGCCATTCTGATGGCTACGGACGCCGCGTCCGGCTGGGTGCTGGACGAACTCGAAGACGGAAAAGCCGCGCCGGCTCCCAGCAAAATGTCGGACGTCGCGCCGAAGGAAGGCGGCTTCGTAAACCTTATCGTCCTCGACATGGACGGCTACGCCACCAAGTACGGCAATAAGGCGGTGCGAAAAAATCTGACCATTCCCGCGTGGCTGAATACGAGAGCCGAAGCGCGGAACATCAACTTCTCGCAGGTCTTGCAAGAAGCGCTTGAAGAGAAAATCGGCGTATAA
- a CDS encoding type II toxin-antitoxin system HicA family toxin has translation MKFREIEKVLLKDGWKLKNVKGSHYQYIHPTKNGKITIPRHTGDIDPRTVRSILEQAGL, from the coding sequence ATGAAGTTTCGGGAAATTGAAAAAGTCCTTTTGAAAGATGGATGGAAATTGAAAAACGTTAAAGGTTCCCATTATCAATACATCCACCCAACAAAAAACGGCAAAATCACAATCCCGAGACATACGGGGGATATCGACCCAAGGACCGTAAGATCAATATTGGAACAGGCGGGGCTTTAG